One Bradyrhizobium zhanjiangense DNA segment encodes these proteins:
- a CDS encoding mannose-1-phosphate guanylyltransferase/mannose-6-phosphate isomerase, with protein MDKRIIPLIMCGGAGTRLWPASREVRPKQFLPLFGTRSTFQDTLLRVCDPSLFDRPIVITNAAYRFMVLEQLAEIGIEADVILEPMRRDSGPAIAAGAVFAQNRANEAIVLALAADHVVRDNAAFVAACREGLAAANAGRIVTFGVKPERPATEYGYINPGEVITGEVHAVERFVEKPDAVKASDYVNSGYLWNSGNFMFPAAVLLDEYRKVDAASIEAVTSAVTNAGRDLGFVTLEPQAFGSAKAISIDYAVMEKTARAAVVPVSCGWSDVGSWLAVWELSEKDAQGNAAHGTAVFEDSRNCNVTTDSALVALEGVDDLVVVATADAVLVSRQKDANGLKRLVTKLKAVAPKVTEEHLKVHRPWGSYQSVDNGERHQVKRIVVKPGGRLSLQKHHHRAEHWIVVRGTAQVTVNDTVKAVHENESIYIPMGAVHRMENPGKIMLELIEVQTGSYLGEDDIIRIEDDYQRS; from the coding sequence ATGGACAAACGCATAATCCCCCTGATCATGTGCGGCGGTGCCGGCACGCGGCTGTGGCCAGCTTCGCGTGAGGTGCGCCCCAAGCAGTTCCTGCCGCTGTTCGGCACGCGCTCGACCTTCCAGGACACGCTGCTGCGCGTCTGCGATCCCTCGCTGTTCGACCGGCCGATCGTCATCACCAATGCGGCCTATCGCTTCATGGTGTTGGAGCAGCTCGCCGAGATCGGGATAGAGGCCGATGTGATCCTCGAGCCGATGCGGCGCGATTCAGGACCTGCGATCGCCGCTGGCGCGGTGTTCGCGCAGAACCGCGCCAATGAGGCGATTGTGCTCGCGCTCGCTGCCGACCACGTGGTGCGGGACAATGCCGCTTTCGTCGCCGCGTGCCGCGAAGGCCTTGCGGCCGCGAATGCCGGGCGCATCGTCACCTTCGGCGTCAAGCCGGAGCGGCCAGCGACCGAATACGGCTATATCAACCCGGGCGAGGTGATCACCGGCGAGGTGCACGCGGTCGAGCGCTTCGTCGAGAAGCCGGATGCGGTGAAGGCATCGGACTACGTCAATTCCGGCTATCTCTGGAACAGCGGCAACTTCATGTTCCCGGCCGCCGTGCTGCTCGATGAATATCGCAAGGTGGATGCGGCAAGCATCGAGGCGGTCACGAGCGCCGTCACCAATGCCGGCCGCGATCTCGGCTTCGTCACGCTGGAGCCCCAGGCCTTCGGCTCGGCGAAGGCGATCTCGATCGACTATGCGGTGATGGAAAAGACTGCGCGCGCAGCCGTCGTGCCGGTGTCGTGCGGCTGGTCCGACGTCGGCTCCTGGCTCGCGGTGTGGGAGTTGTCGGAGAAGGACGCGCAAGGCAACGCCGCGCACGGCACCGCGGTGTTCGAAGACTCCCGCAACTGCAACGTCACCACCGATTCCGCGCTGGTTGCGCTCGAAGGTGTCGACGATCTCGTGGTGGTCGCGACCGCGGATGCGGTGCTGGTCTCGCGCCAGAAGGATGCCAACGGCTTGAAGCGTCTCGTGACCAAGCTCAAGGCGGTGGCGCCGAAGGTCACCGAGGAACACCTCAAGGTGCACCGGCCCTGGGGCAGCTATCAGTCCGTCGACAATGGCGAGCGGCACCAGGTCAAGCGCATCGTGGTGAAGCCGGGTGGGCGGCTGTCGCTGCAGAAGCATCACCATCGTGCCGAGCACTGGATCGTGGTGCGGGGCACGGCACAGGTGACTGTCAACGACACCGTGAAGGCGGTGCATGAGAACGAGTCCATCTACATCCCGATGGGCGCCGTTCACCGGATGGAGAACCCCGGTAAAATCATGCTGGAGCTGATCGAGGTCCAGACTGGAAGCTATCTCGGGGAAGACGACATCATCCGGATTGAAGACGACTATCAAAGGTCGTAA
- a CDS encoding DUF1127 domain-containing protein — translation MPPHQTIITSETERDAAALRLDLPIALEKDIAGPAATSAQSVLGLLKQCWRAFQRRRQRQGLRVTLQELSDRELMDIGLTRSEIDYITSQRAIETLRDRATHLWSRGVM, via the coding sequence ATGCCACCCCATCAGACGATCATTACATCCGAGACCGAGCGCGATGCCGCGGCGCTCCGTCTCGACCTCCCCATTGCACTGGAAAAGGATATTGCTGGACCAGCGGCCACTTCGGCGCAAAGCGTCTTAGGCCTGCTCAAGCAGTGTTGGCGAGCGTTTCAGCGGCGGCGCCAGCGCCAGGGCTTACGGGTCACTTTGCAGGAGCTCAGTGACAGGGAGCTGATGGACATCGGCTTGACGCGTAGCGAGATCGACTACATCACATCTCAACGAGCCATCGAGACGCTTAGAGACAGGGCGACGCATCTATGGAGCCGTGGTGTGATGTGA
- a CDS encoding NAD-dependent epimerase/dehydratase family protein, whose amino-acid sequence MSERKPVVLVTGASGFVGRHVAPALASEGWSVRRAVRSPEGIGNEVIIESIGPDTNWQAALEGVDAVVHLAARVHHKREEHAAELYRNVNIAGTLRLARSASKAGARQFIFVSTVLVHGRSNEGRAPFCEDDILTPRGIYGMSKVEAEAGLRVLASDGDMKISAIRPPLVYGAGAKGNFALLTRAVNLGLPLPFAAIRNQRAFLAVQNLTSFILHRLAHPDRASNFEVFLVADREQVSTPEFIERLARASGKRPRLFRMSPALLSTLLGVIGGRDMHDSLLGSLELNVSKAIATGWQPRVSLDEGLRLALSAQDI is encoded by the coding sequence ATGAGCGAGCGCAAACCGGTCGTGCTGGTGACGGGAGCGAGCGGCTTCGTCGGCCGTCATGTGGCCCCCGCGCTGGCGAGCGAGGGATGGTCGGTCCGACGGGCGGTCCGCAGCCCGGAGGGCATCGGCAACGAAGTCATCATCGAATCGATCGGTCCGGATACCAATTGGCAGGCTGCGCTCGAAGGAGTAGACGCCGTCGTCCATCTCGCCGCCCGGGTTCATCACAAGCGCGAGGAGCACGCAGCCGAGCTGTATCGCAACGTCAACATCGCCGGCACACTGCGCTTGGCTCGAAGTGCGTCGAAGGCCGGCGCGCGCCAGTTCATCTTCGTCAGCACCGTTCTCGTCCATGGTCGCAGCAACGAAGGACGTGCTCCATTCTGCGAGGACGATATCCTTACGCCGCGCGGCATCTACGGTATGTCCAAGGTCGAGGCCGAGGCGGGGTTGAGGGTGTTGGCGTCCGATGGCGACATGAAGATCTCGGCGATCAGACCGCCGTTGGTCTACGGCGCGGGGGCCAAGGGTAATTTCGCGCTGCTGACTCGTGCGGTGAATCTAGGGCTTCCGCTGCCTTTTGCCGCGATCCGCAATCAGCGTGCCTTTCTTGCCGTGCAGAATCTTACCTCATTCATTCTGCATCGGCTCGCTCATCCCGATCGTGCGAGCAATTTCGAGGTATTTCTCGTGGCTGACAGGGAGCAAGTCTCAACACCCGAATTTATTGAGCGTCTCGCCAGGGCATCCGGCAAACGCCCGCGGCTCTTCCGCATGTCGCCTGCGCTGCTCAGCACGCTTCTCGGCGTGATCGGCGGGCGGGACATGCATGATAGCCTGCTCGGCTCGCTCGAACTCAACGTCTCCAAGGCGATCGCAACAGGTTGGCAGCCGCGGGTCTCCCTCGATGAGGGTCTGCGGCTCGCGCTGTCAGCTCAGGACATCTGA
- the murJ gene encoding murein biosynthesis integral membrane protein MurJ, with amino-acid sequence MLGRIFTVGGYTLLSRVTGFARDIMLAAILGAGPVADAFFVALRLPNHFRAIFAEGAFNAAWVPAYAHVHGEKGGGAASLFADRIFTLLLASQVVLLIVAWLFMPQAMSILAPGFSEDAEQRKLAIELTRITFPYLLLITLVTLYGGMLNVMQRFASAAAASIFLNVAMMMTLALAVWFPTAGHAAAWGVLISGFLQYFLLAGDLGRHGGLPRFAPLRLDEDVRGFFKALGPATLGSMGTQVALFADTIIATFLPAGALSALYYADRLNQLPIGVIGIAIGTVLLPEMSRRITANDHDGAMKAQRRAFDFTLLFSVPFVAAFITVPEAIMRALFARGAFSKADAAAAGATLAAYAIGLIPFVLIRSAVATFYARKDTATPVRASLTGIAVNVALKVALMGSLAQIGLALATAVGVWTNLLLVLFFAVRRGFLVLDRSWLMSLAKFLLTGLILSAAFWLIAHFSAAILASMQAFRDEVTLALLAIGGTIVYALAILILFGRNWLISLVRG; translated from the coding sequence ATGCTCGGACGCATCTTCACGGTTGGCGGATATACGCTGCTCTCGCGGGTGACGGGATTTGCCCGCGACATCATGCTCGCGGCGATTCTCGGCGCCGGCCCGGTGGCCGACGCCTTCTTCGTGGCGCTGCGGCTGCCCAATCATTTCCGCGCGATCTTCGCCGAGGGCGCTTTCAACGCGGCCTGGGTGCCGGCCTATGCGCATGTCCATGGCGAGAAGGGGGGGGGAGCGGCAAGCCTGTTCGCCGATCGCATCTTCACGCTGCTGCTGGCCTCGCAAGTCGTGCTGCTGATCGTCGCCTGGCTGTTCATGCCGCAGGCCATGAGCATTTTGGCGCCAGGCTTTTCCGAGGACGCCGAGCAACGCAAGCTCGCGATCGAGCTCACGCGAATCACCTTTCCTTATCTGCTGCTGATCACGCTGGTGACGCTCTATGGCGGCATGCTCAACGTGATGCAGCGCTTCGCCAGCGCCGCGGCCGCCTCGATCTTCCTCAACGTCGCGATGATGATGACGCTGGCGCTGGCCGTCTGGTTTCCAACCGCCGGCCACGCCGCGGCCTGGGGCGTGCTGATCTCCGGCTTCCTGCAATATTTCCTGCTCGCCGGCGATCTGGGGCGTCATGGCGGCCTGCCGCGCTTTGCGCCCTTGAGGCTCGATGAAGACGTCCGCGGCTTCTTCAAGGCGTTAGGGCCTGCGACGCTGGGCTCAATGGGGACACAGGTCGCGCTGTTCGCTGATACCATCATTGCGACGTTCCTGCCTGCCGGTGCGCTGTCGGCGCTCTATTACGCCGACCGCCTCAACCAGCTCCCGATCGGCGTGATCGGCATCGCCATCGGCACCGTGCTGTTGCCGGAAATGTCGCGGCGGATCACCGCCAACGACCACGACGGTGCGATGAAGGCGCAACGCCGTGCCTTCGATTTCACGCTGCTGTTCTCGGTGCCGTTCGTCGCAGCCTTCATCACCGTGCCCGAGGCGATCATGCGCGCGCTGTTCGCCCGCGGCGCGTTCTCGAAGGCCGATGCGGCCGCGGCAGGTGCAACGCTCGCCGCCTATGCCATCGGCCTGATCCCCTTCGTGCTGATCCGCAGCGCGGTCGCGACTTTCTATGCGCGCAAGGATACGGCAACGCCGGTCCGGGCATCGTTGACCGGCATCGCAGTCAACGTCGCCCTGAAAGTCGCGTTAATGGGATCGCTCGCCCAGATCGGCCTCGCGCTCGCAACAGCCGTCGGTGTCTGGACCAACCTCTTGCTGGTGCTCTTCTTCGCCGTGCGGCGAGGCTTTCTCGTGCTGGACCGCAGCTGGCTGATGTCGCTGGCCAAATTCCTGCTGACCGGATTGATCCTGTCTGCCGCCTTCTGGCTGATTGCGCACTTCAGCGCGGCCATTTTGGCCTCCATGCAGGCCTTCCGGGACGAAGTGACGCTGGCCCTCTTGGCCATCGGGGGCACGATCGTCTATGCGCTCGCGATCCTCATCCTGTTCGGCCGCAACTGGCTGATCTCGCTGGTGCGAGGCTAG
- a CDS encoding Gfo/Idh/MocA family protein, whose protein sequence is MSSKGSAPAKAGLRLGVIGAGVMGSNHARVLAGLPGVSLVGIVDPSPTHRTRTTELASCQGFETLNQLFAEGVDAVTIAAPTHLHHEVALACIAKNIHVLVEKPIASSVEEGREIVAAAQKAGVTLMVGHVERFNPAVAAVKQAIAGEDILSIAITRVGPFPPRMSNVGVVIDLAVHDIDLIRWFTESDIVEVQPQLSSAVAEREDIALLQFRTANGVLAHINTNWLTPFKARSVTVATRDKYVMGDLLTRQVTECFGFKPDGSYSMRHLPVGHDEPLRAELIAFLKAVRNGETPAVTGDEGVASLEIATQCLEAPSRPAATAPARKGPRRVAG, encoded by the coding sequence ATGAGTTCCAAAGGATCTGCACCGGCAAAGGCCGGCCTGCGCCTCGGCGTCATTGGCGCGGGTGTGATGGGCAGCAACCACGCGCGCGTGCTCGCAGGTCTTCCCGGCGTCAGTCTGGTCGGCATCGTCGATCCTTCGCCGACGCACCGGACGCGCACCACCGAGCTTGCGAGCTGCCAGGGTTTTGAGACGCTCAACCAGCTCTTCGCCGAGGGTGTCGATGCCGTCACCATCGCAGCGCCTACCCATCTTCATCACGAGGTCGCGCTCGCCTGCATCGCCAAGAACATCCACGTCCTGGTCGAGAAGCCGATCGCGTCCTCGGTCGAAGAGGGCCGCGAGATCGTCGCCGCCGCGCAAAAGGCCGGCGTCACGCTGATGGTCGGTCATGTCGAGCGCTTCAATCCGGCGGTCGCCGCGGTCAAGCAGGCGATCGCGGGCGAGGACATCTTGTCGATCGCGATCACCCGCGTCGGCCCGTTCCCGCCGCGCATGTCCAATGTCGGCGTCGTCATTGACCTCGCCGTGCACGATATCGATTTGATCCGCTGGTTCACCGAATCCGACATCGTCGAAGTGCAGCCGCAATTGTCGAGCGCGGTTGCTGAGCGCGAGGACATCGCGCTGTTGCAGTTCCGCACCGCGAATGGCGTACTCGCCCACATCAACACCAACTGGCTGACGCCATTCAAGGCACGCAGCGTCACGGTCGCGACGCGCGACAAATACGTGATGGGCGATCTGTTGACGCGCCAGGTCACCGAATGTTTCGGCTTCAAGCCTGATGGCAGCTATTCGATGCGGCATCTGCCTGTCGGCCACGATGAGCCGCTGCGCGCCGAGCTGATTGCGTTCCTGAAAGCAGTGCGCAACGGCGAGACGCCGGCGGTGACCGGTGACGAAGGCGTCGCCAGCCTCGAGATCGCGACGCAGTGCCTGGAAGCGCCGTCGCGGCCCGCCGCCACGGCGCCCGCCCGCAAGGGCCCGCGCCGCGTCGCCGGCTGA
- a CDS encoding DegT/DnrJ/EryC1/StrS family aminotransferase, translating into MNQHLRSDPIPFIDVGAQRRRLGASLDAAVKRVLDHCQFVNGPEVFELEKQLAAYSGAKHVIGCASGTDAILMVMMAKNVGPGDAVLCPSFTFIATASPVARTGATPVYVDVDEATFNMSPESLKRGIATARKAGLKPVAVIPVDLFGQPADHDIIAEIARDEGLFVLDDAAQGFGASYKGRKLGTLGHATATSFFPAKPLGCFGDGGAIFTDDDELAATLRSIRVHGQGVDKYDNVRLGLTGRLDTMQAAILLEKLKIFDDEIAARNKVAERYARGLSNIVTVPRLSPGNTSVWAQYTIRLPEGTDRDGFAAALKAQGVPTAIYYGKSMHQQTAYKQYPVAEGGLPGCESLSQDVISLPMHAYLTEADQERVIAAVRGALPA; encoded by the coding sequence ATGAACCAGCATCTGCGTTCCGATCCCATTCCTTTCATCGATGTCGGCGCGCAGCGCCGCCGGCTCGGCGCCTCGCTCGATGCGGCCGTGAAGCGGGTTCTCGACCATTGCCAGTTCGTCAACGGCCCTGAGGTCTTTGAGCTGGAGAAGCAGCTTGCGGCCTACAGTGGTGCCAAGCACGTCATCGGCTGCGCCAGCGGCACCGACGCGATCCTGATGGTCATGATGGCGAAGAATGTCGGGCCCGGCGATGCCGTGCTGTGTCCGTCCTTCACCTTCATTGCGACCGCCTCGCCAGTGGCGCGGACCGGTGCGACGCCGGTCTATGTCGACGTGGACGAAGCGACCTTCAACATGAGCCCGGAGTCGCTGAAGCGCGGCATCGCGACCGCCCGCAAGGCCGGGCTCAAGCCTGTCGCGGTCATTCCGGTCGACCTGTTCGGCCAGCCCGCCGATCACGACATTATTGCCGAGATCGCCAGGGACGAAGGCCTGTTCGTGCTCGACGACGCCGCGCAAGGCTTTGGCGCGAGCTACAAGGGCCGCAAGCTCGGCACGCTCGGGCACGCCACCGCAACCAGCTTCTTTCCCGCCAAGCCGCTCGGCTGCTTCGGCGACGGCGGCGCGATCTTCACCGACGATGACGAGCTCGCGGCCACGCTGCGCAGCATCCGCGTGCACGGCCAGGGCGTCGACAAATACGACAACGTCCGCCTCGGACTGACCGGCCGGCTCGACACCATGCAGGCCGCAATCCTGCTCGAGAAGCTGAAGATCTTTGACGACGAGATCGCCGCCCGCAACAAGGTTGCGGAACGCTACGCGCGTGGCCTGTCCAACATCGTTACCGTGCCGCGTCTTAGCCCCGGCAACACGTCGGTCTGGGCGCAGTACACCATCCGCCTGCCTGAGGGCACCGACCGCGACGGCTTTGCCGCCGCGCTGAAGGCCCAGGGCGTGCCGACCGCGATCTATTACGGCAAGTCGATGCATCAGCAGACCGCCTACAAGCAATATCCGGTCGCTGAAGGCGGCTTGCCGGGATGTGAAAGCCTGTCGCAGGACGTCATCAGCCTGCCGATGCACGCTTATCTGACCGAAGCCGACCAGGAACGGGTCATCGCCGCCGTCCGCGGCGCGCTTCCAGCCTGA
- a CDS encoding MraY family glycosyltransferase, with protein sequence MSPSADALAAMPSLLAVAIAALMSALITWTSRPLLQRYALARPNARSSHRIPTPQGAGIAVIAATLIVASLFAIVVNVAIPPALVGATVLIALVGFADDIVSLPVLLRLVLQAAAVGAVVFTAPETARIVPVLPLALERGLILLAGVWFVNLVNFMDGLDLMTAAEVVPVTAALLLLGWLGELPWPAALIATALCGAMLGFAPFNRPVAKVFLGDVGSLPIGLLLGWCLLELAFRGQPAAALLLPAYYLADSTITLFRRIARREPFWSAHRTHFYQRAIDNGFTVKRVVGEAFALNFLLSLLAIATVRAESMAITSFALVTGAIAIGLVLRRFSRPQMS encoded by the coding sequence GTGAGCCCGTCCGCCGACGCCCTCGCCGCCATGCCATCGCTGCTTGCCGTCGCAATCGCCGCGCTGATGTCGGCGCTCATAACCTGGACCAGCCGTCCCCTGCTCCAGCGCTACGCACTGGCGCGGCCGAACGCGCGGTCCTCGCATCGCATCCCGACCCCGCAGGGTGCGGGCATCGCCGTGATCGCCGCGACGCTGATCGTCGCCTCGCTCTTTGCGATTGTCGTAAACGTCGCGATCCCGCCGGCGCTGGTTGGTGCGACGGTCTTGATCGCGCTGGTCGGATTCGCCGACGACATCGTGTCGCTGCCGGTGCTGTTGCGGCTGGTGCTGCAAGCGGCAGCCGTCGGCGCCGTGGTATTCACTGCGCCCGAGACTGCGCGCATCGTTCCGGTGCTGCCGCTTGCGCTGGAGCGCGGTCTCATCCTGCTCGCAGGAGTCTGGTTCGTGAACCTCGTCAACTTCATGGACGGGCTCGACCTGATGACGGCAGCGGAAGTGGTGCCGGTGACCGCGGCGCTGCTGCTGCTGGGATGGCTCGGCGAGCTGCCGTGGCCGGCCGCGCTGATCGCGACGGCGCTGTGCGGCGCCATGCTCGGCTTCGCGCCGTTCAACCGCCCGGTCGCAAAAGTCTTCCTGGGCGATGTCGGCAGTCTGCCGATCGGTCTATTGCTCGGCTGGTGCTTGCTGGAGCTCGCCTTTCGCGGGCAGCCGGCCGCGGCGCTGCTGTTGCCCGCCTACTATCTCGCCGATTCCACCATCACGCTGTTTCGACGGATCGCGCGGCGCGAGCCGTTCTGGTCGGCGCACCGCACGCATTTTTATCAGCGTGCAATCGACAATGGGTTCACGGTGAAGCGGGTGGTCGGCGAGGCATTCGCGCTCAATTTCCTGCTATCATTGCTCGCCATTGCCACCGTTCGCGCCGAATCAATGGCGATCACGTCATTTGCGCTTGTCACTGGCGCGATCGCGATCGGATTGGTCCTGCGGCGCTTCTCCCGCCCTCAGATGTCCTGA
- a CDS encoding lysylphosphatidylglycerol synthase transmembrane domain-containing protein encodes MRRILLSASKILISAALLYLALRKVDLSELFSRFTVTSLVWIGVAIAVTFLQIFVGVLRWREISAECGAPLELGRAMRYNVIGAFFNQTLPSAIGGDAVRLWLVARAGAGWRAATYSIFVDRAIGLIALAVLIVASLPWSYTLITDPNGRSALLLVDFAALAGGLGFLVFGALKWRWLKTWWATHHIHACAVVANRVIFNRSRGPIVAILSILVHVLAVVIAWCVVQSIAAPISFGQIFLLVPPVMLITMMPISIAGWGVREATMGLAFGFAGLAANEGVNVSLLFGAVFFIVGAIGGLVWILSAEKAAQGSAPIGVPE; translated from the coding sequence ATGCGCCGAATCCTGCTTTCTGCGTCCAAGATCTTGATTTCCGCGGCGCTGCTCTATCTGGCGCTGCGCAAGGTGGACCTATCCGAACTGTTCTCGCGCTTCACGGTGACCAGCCTGGTCTGGATCGGCGTGGCGATCGCGGTCACGTTCCTGCAAATCTTCGTCGGCGTGCTGCGCTGGCGCGAGATCAGTGCCGAATGCGGCGCGCCGCTCGAGCTCGGCCGGGCCATGCGCTACAACGTGATCGGCGCCTTCTTCAACCAGACCCTGCCGTCGGCGATCGGCGGCGATGCGGTCCGGCTGTGGCTGGTCGCGCGCGCCGGCGCCGGCTGGCGCGCGGCGACCTACTCGATCTTCGTCGATCGCGCGATCGGCTTGATCGCGCTCGCGGTTCTCATCGTCGCGAGCCTGCCCTGGAGCTACACCCTCATCACCGATCCGAACGGGCGCTCGGCGCTGCTGCTCGTCGACTTCGCGGCGCTGGCGGGCGGCCTCGGCTTTCTGGTCTTCGGCGCGTTGAAATGGCGCTGGCTGAAGACCTGGTGGGCCACGCATCACATTCACGCCTGTGCCGTGGTCGCCAATCGCGTGATCTTCAACCGCAGCCGCGGACCGATCGTCGCGATCCTGTCGATCCTCGTTCACGTGCTCGCCGTCGTCATCGCCTGGTGCGTGGTACAGTCGATCGCGGCACCGATCAGCTTCGGCCAGATCTTCCTGCTCGTCCCGCCGGTGATGCTGATCACCATGATGCCGATCTCGATCGCAGGCTGGGGCGTGCGTGAAGCCACGATGGGCCTCGCGTTCGGCTTCGCCGGACTCGCCGCAAACGAGGGCGTCAACGTCTCGCTGCTGTTCGGCGCGGTGTTCTTCATCGTCGGGGCGATCGGCGGCCTGGTCTGGATCCTAAGCGCGGAGAAGGCCGCGCAAGGATCGGCGCCGATCGGGGTGCCCGAGTGA
- a CDS encoding glycosyltransferase family 4 protein has product MQPRAKIVVASQHYPPDPSTTAAIMAEIACRLAAEHEVVVLSGSQGALPAAQTGPGKLRVVVIRNRMADKAALVRRGVSELLFATRTFFALVRELGRGDVVLTVTAPFMLPYAVAAAARLRGARSALIMHDLFPDVLVMAGLLKPGSLVTRTMRAANSLMFRALNAVITIGRDAERPLLSYPGMTRSKIRFIPNWATLEPAPRPLMPDNPFRKALSARFIVGLSGNLGFTHDPEIVFEAARLLENEADIHFLLSGWGIGFERLKQLQAAANLSNVSFVGRVEDAELEAFLASANLWIIPYRKDVAGVSVPSRFYNLLAVGRPVVLVSEPEAEAALTVVENGLGWVVTPGRADRLIEAIRAASRSDTSAIAERAVNVASRFDRTIAMNAYANLIDELLYNPELAE; this is encoded by the coding sequence ATGCAGCCTCGAGCAAAGATAGTCGTCGCGAGCCAGCATTACCCGCCTGATCCGAGCACGACAGCGGCGATCATGGCCGAGATCGCCTGCCGTCTCGCCGCCGAGCACGAAGTCGTCGTGCTGTCGGGCTCGCAGGGCGCATTGCCAGCCGCGCAGACTGGCCCGGGCAAGCTGCGCGTCGTCGTGATCAGGAACCGCATGGCGGACAAGGCAGCGCTGGTGCGGCGTGGCGTCTCTGAGCTCTTGTTCGCGACGCGCACGTTCTTCGCATTGGTGCGGGAACTGGGGCGAGGGGACGTCGTGCTCACGGTCACTGCGCCGTTCATGCTGCCCTATGCGGTGGCAGCGGCAGCCAGATTGAGGGGCGCGCGCTCGGCGCTGATCATGCACGACCTCTTTCCCGACGTGCTGGTAATGGCGGGCTTGCTGAAGCCTGGCTCGTTGGTGACGCGGACGATGCGCGCCGCCAACAGCCTGATGTTCCGCGCGCTCAATGCCGTCATCACCATCGGCCGCGACGCGGAGCGGCCGCTGCTGAGCTATCCCGGAATGACGCGGAGCAAGATCCGCTTCATCCCGAACTGGGCAACGCTCGAGCCCGCTCCGCGGCCGCTCATGCCGGACAACCCATTCCGCAAAGCGCTCTCCGCGCGCTTCATCGTCGGTCTGTCGGGCAATCTCGGCTTCACTCATGATCCGGAGATCGTGTTCGAGGCGGCGCGGCTTCTGGAGAACGAGGCGGACATTCACTTCCTGCTGTCCGGCTGGGGCATCGGCTTCGAACGGCTGAAGCAGTTGCAGGCGGCCGCGAACCTGTCCAATGTCTCCTTCGTGGGGCGTGTTGAGGATGCCGAGCTCGAGGCATTTCTGGCGTCCGCCAATCTCTGGATCATTCCGTACCGGAAGGACGTTGCGGGGGTGTCGGTGCCAAGCCGGTTCTACAATCTGCTTGCGGTCGGCCGTCCCGTGGTGCTGGTCTCCGAGCCGGAGGCCGAGGCCGCATTGACGGTAGTGGAGAACGGACTCGGCTGGGTCGTGACGCCGGGCCGCGCCGATCGGCTGATTGAAGCGATCCGTGCGGCGTCCCGCTCCGATACGTCGGCAATCGCGGAGCGCGCGGTGAACGTGGCATCGCGATTCGACCGGACCATCGCGATGAACGCATATGCCAATCTGATCGACGAACTGTTGTACAATCCGGAGCTGGCGGAATAA
- a CDS encoding DoxX family protein, translated as MRFADHDTIFAYSGAVLRQQSDEAVTMTLFRSPWPTSQIDKFATSNADLLILIGRVLLAWVFVGSAYGALTNFSGSVGYFRSLNLPMPQLFTAITVLLEILISVGLILGIGTRYCAILVLLFVVAATAIAHRYWEYPAGPQQIGQYNNFLKNISILGGALLILVTGGGRFSLDRRLAG; from the coding sequence ATGCGGTTCGCCGATCATGATACGATCTTTGCATATTCGGGTGCCGTCCTCAGGCAACAAAGCGATGAGGCAGTGACCATGACATTATTCCGCTCTCCCTGGCCCACATCTCAAATTGACAAGTTCGCCACCAGCAATGCCGACCTGCTGATCCTGATCGGCCGCGTCCTGCTTGCATGGGTCTTCGTTGGAAGCGCGTACGGGGCACTTACGAACTTCAGCGGCTCAGTGGGCTATTTTCGGTCGCTGAACCTTCCAATGCCCCAGCTGTTCACGGCAATAACCGTCCTGCTGGAAATACTGATATCGGTTGGTTTGATACTCGGCATTGGAACGCGCTACTGCGCAATTTTGGTTTTGCTATTTGTAGTCGCGGCTACCGCAATCGCACATCGTTACTGGGAATATCCCGCCGGTCCGCAACAGATTGGACAGTACAATAATTTCTTGAAAAACATCTCCATATTGGGAGGCGCTCTGTTGATCTTGGTTACCGGAGGGGGACGGTTCTCGCTCGATCGGAGGCTGGCAGGCTAG